A genomic stretch from Streptomyces venezuelae ATCC 10712 includes:
- a CDS encoding SigE family RNA polymerase sigma factor, producing MAAAGAEAGDSAAEFRAFFERHYAELARLAHLLTGETDAADDLAADAMLALWHRWDRVRAADHPAAYARGVVTNLVRTRIRGTVRERRRIAAFWDRRPDHTEDPDVPAVVDVRTALRSLPFRKRACVVLRHAFDLSERDTALALGVSVGTVKSQTAKGMAELQRLLGPRAATELAAGRR from the coding sequence ATGGCCGCGGCGGGCGCTGAGGCCGGCGACAGCGCGGCGGAGTTCCGGGCGTTCTTCGAGCGCCACTACGCCGAACTCGCGCGCCTCGCCCACCTGCTGACCGGCGAGACCGACGCCGCCGACGACCTGGCCGCCGACGCCATGCTCGCGCTCTGGCACCGCTGGGACCGGGTCCGCGCCGCCGACCACCCCGCCGCCTACGCCCGGGGTGTCGTCACCAACCTCGTCCGCACCCGCATCCGGGGCACCGTCCGCGAGCGGCGCCGCATCGCCGCCTTCTGGGACCGGCGCCCCGACCACACCGAGGACCCGGACGTGCCCGCCGTCGTCGACGTGCGGACGGCGCTGCGCTCCCTGCCCTTCCGCAAACGCGCCTGCGTCGTCCTCCGGCACGCCTTCGACCTCTCCGAACGGGACACCGCGCTCGCCCTCGGCGTCTCGGTCGGTACGGTCAAGAGCCAGACCGCCAAGGGCATGGCCGAACTCCAGCGGCTGCTCGGCCCACGGGCCGCCACCGAACTCGCCGCGGGGAGGCGCTGA
- a CDS encoding glycoside hydrolase family 43 protein, translating to MRAAGARPADRAATATGDLGDGTYRNPVLAADWSDPDVVRVGEDYHLTASSFGRAPGLPLLHSRDLVNWTLVGHALERLEPAAAFTGPRHDRGVWAPSLRHHDGRFWIFWGDPDHGVFQVNSPSVRGPWTAPHLVKAGLGLIDACPLWDEESGEAYLVHALAKSRAGVNNRLIGHRMSQDGTKVLDEGRTLVDADRIPGWFTLEGPKLYRHGGWFWIFAPAGGVATGWQGAFRSRSFFGPYEERVVLAQGDTDVNGPHQGGWVRTQRGEDWFLHFQQSGAHGRLVHLQPMRWDADGWPVLGDGGSPVRVHRKPDLPEQPPARPAVDDTFPGGRFGRQWQWTANPGEGWASQHAGDGLRLDCVRTDRLDDLRTVPHVLTQRLPAGAVTVEVGLRLDSRSPGARAGLVVLGDAYAWIGLERAPDGTARLTHRFAPAGTDRERDAAHSRLVPGDQVLLRIEITTDARCRFSYTPDSGAGPGCDPDPDSGPGPDSGVRPGPEAGFGAGSGAGLDPDSAVGTDHGTDSGPGPDPGRGAGSVRLGPEFAATPWRWVGALLGLFAGAPEGAGHAGTAVFSAFRVTAA from the coding sequence ATGAGGGCGGCCGGCGCGCGGCCGGCCGACCGCGCGGCCACGGCGACCGGCGACCTCGGGGACGGCACGTACCGCAATCCGGTGCTCGCCGCCGACTGGTCCGACCCCGACGTGGTCCGGGTCGGCGAGGACTACCACCTCACGGCCTCCAGCTTCGGCCGGGCGCCCGGGCTGCCGCTGCTGCACTCCCGGGACCTCGTCAACTGGACGCTGGTCGGCCACGCCCTCGAACGGCTCGAACCCGCCGCCGCGTTCACCGGGCCCCGGCACGACCGGGGGGTGTGGGCGCCCTCGCTCCGGCACCACGACGGACGGTTCTGGATCTTCTGGGGCGATCCCGACCACGGCGTCTTCCAGGTCAACTCCCCTTCCGTACGCGGCCCGTGGACGGCCCCGCACCTGGTGAAGGCGGGCCTGGGACTGATCGACGCCTGTCCACTGTGGGACGAGGAGTCGGGCGAGGCCTATCTGGTGCACGCCTTGGCCAAGTCCCGGGCGGGGGTCAACAACCGGCTGATCGGGCACCGGATGAGCCAGGACGGCACCAAGGTCCTCGACGAGGGCCGGACGCTGGTGGACGCCGACCGGATACCGGGCTGGTTCACCCTGGAGGGCCCCAAGCTGTACCGGCACGGCGGCTGGTTCTGGATCTTCGCCCCGGCCGGCGGCGTCGCCACCGGCTGGCAGGGCGCGTTCCGCTCGCGGTCCTTCTTCGGGCCGTACGAGGAGCGCGTCGTCCTCGCGCAGGGCGACACCGACGTCAACGGACCCCACCAGGGCGGCTGGGTGCGCACCCAGCGCGGCGAGGACTGGTTCCTGCACTTCCAGCAGTCAGGGGCGCACGGGCGGCTCGTCCATCTCCAGCCGATGCGCTGGGACGCGGACGGCTGGCCCGTCCTCGGGGACGGCGGCTCCCCGGTCCGGGTGCACCGCAAGCCGGACCTGCCGGAGCAGCCGCCCGCGCGGCCCGCGGTGGACGACACGTTTCCCGGCGGGCGGTTCGGCCGGCAGTGGCAGTGGACCGCCAATCCGGGCGAGGGCTGGGCGAGTCAGCACGCGGGGGACGGCCTGCGCCTCGACTGCGTGCGGACGGACCGTCTCGACGACCTGCGGACCGTGCCGCACGTGCTCACCCAGCGGCTGCCCGCCGGGGCCGTCACGGTGGAGGTCGGGCTGCGGCTCGACTCCCGGTCCCCCGGGGCCCGCGCCGGGCTCGTCGTCCTGGGCGACGCGTACGCCTGGATCGGTCTGGAGCGGGCGCCGGACGGCACGGCCCGGCTGACGCACCGGTTCGCCCCGGCCGGCACGGACCGCGAACGGGACGCGGCCCACTCCCGCCTGGTCCCCGGGGACCAGGTCCTGCTCCGGATCGAGATCACAACGGACGCCCGCTGCCGCTTCTCGTACACGCCTGACTCCGGCGCCGGTCCCGGTTGCGACCCCGACCCGGACTCCGGTCCCGGTCCCGACTCCGGCGTCCGTCCCGGGCCCGAGGCCGGCTTCGGCGCCGGGTCCGGGGCCGGCCTCGACCCGGACTCCGCCGTCGGCACCGACCACGGCACCGACTCCGGTCCCGGCCCCGACCCCGGCCGCGGCGCCGGGTCGGTCCGGCTCGGGCCCGAGTTCGCCGCCACGCCCTGGCGCTGGGTCGGCGCGCTGCTCGGTCTGTTCGCCGGAGCGCCGGAAGGCGCGGGACACGCCGGGACGGCCGTGTTCTCCGCCTTCCGCGTCACCGCCGCGTGA
- a CDS encoding PadR family transcriptional regulator, whose amino-acid sequence MKADAVRGHLDGLLLAVLEPGPLHGYAIIAAVQQRSGGALELRTGTIYPALNRLERTGLLSSSWQSSGERRRRCYELTDEGRRTLAGERTAWNEFTAAIGSVLNPTPPHGLAT is encoded by the coding sequence ATGAAGGCGGATGCGGTGCGAGGGCACCTGGACGGACTGCTGCTCGCGGTGCTCGAACCGGGCCCGCTGCACGGGTACGCGATCATCGCGGCGGTGCAGCAGCGCAGCGGAGGCGCGCTCGAACTGCGCACGGGCACCATCTATCCGGCCCTGAACCGGCTGGAGCGCACCGGCCTGCTGAGCAGCAGCTGGCAGTCCTCCGGGGAGCGGCGCCGCCGCTGCTACGAGCTGACCGACGAGGGCCGGCGGACGCTCGCCGGCGAACGCACGGCCTGGAACGAGTTCACCGCGGCGATCGGTTCGGTCCTCAACCCCACCCCACCGCACGGGCTCGCCACATGA
- a CDS encoding permease prefix domain 1-containing protein, whose product MTAADTGDDTDPAGTDPGRTDPAGDPLAAYVAGLTAALHGPARAKDRMIEEIRGGLEDTADAQIERGVPRREAFGAALREFGTVDELVPSCQRELTLAQARHTARVVALTAPFLIACWYLTGATGQEPAGSVLHASRLLAAHLSGVAIAATLLAAAALAVTGTLARRLSPPTRLPAIVAWTGTTAGAAMAVTTLALATAAALATNWPLLAFAGALAAASHAVVATSARACRRCARLPVLGVPEPG is encoded by the coding sequence ATGACCGCCGCGGACACGGGCGACGACACCGACCCCGCCGGCACCGACCCCGGCCGCACCGACCCCGCCGGCGACCCGCTCGCCGCGTACGTCGCCGGCCTCACCGCCGCCCTGCACGGGCCCGCCCGGGCCAAGGACCGGATGATCGAGGAGATCCGCGGCGGACTGGAGGACACGGCGGACGCGCAGATCGAGCGGGGCGTCCCACGGCGTGAGGCGTTCGGTGCGGCGCTCCGGGAGTTCGGGACCGTCGACGAGCTTGTCCCGAGCTGCCAGCGGGAGCTGACCCTCGCCCAGGCCCGGCACACCGCCCGGGTCGTGGCGCTCACCGCACCCTTCCTGATCGCCTGCTGGTACCTCACCGGCGCCACCGGCCAGGAACCCGCGGGATCGGTTCTCCACGCCTCACGACTCCTCGCCGCGCATCTGTCCGGAGTCGCGATCGCCGCCACCCTGCTCGCCGCCGCGGCTCTGGCCGTCACCGGAACCCTGGCCCGCCGGCTGTCCCCGCCGACCCGGCTGCCGGCGATCGTCGCCTGGACCGGCACGACCGCCGGAGCCGCCATGGCGGTGACGACCCTCGCCCTCGCCACCGCCGCCGCGCTCGCGACGAACTGGCCGCTGCTCGCCTTCGCGGGCGCGCTCGCGGCCGCCTCCCACGCCGTGGTGGCCACCTCGGCCCGCGCCTGCCGCCGCTGCGCGCGCCTGCCGGTCCTCGGGGTACCGGAGCCCGGCTGA
- a CDS encoding ABC transporter substrate-binding protein — MTIFPGGRRRAALALALSGVLALTATACGDDGSGAGGDKGTEGSGKGKITFWDNNGGVRTDVWKEIIADFEKANPDIDVEYVGIASKEVQSKYDTAIQGGALPDVGGVGAAMLAGIAAQNALEPLDARIEDSALKGKLNAGMLASVKSAGGQDKLFTVPTSASNGVLYYRTDLFKAAGLPEPTTWSKFYAAAEKLTAADKNRFGYTIRGGAGSIAQALDAMYGQSGITSFWNGDKTTVNDPKNVAALQKYAGLFKRTTPAADVNNDFTKMVAQWDSGQIGMLNHNLGSYQDHVKALGTEKFRGIPNPTLDDGTRVQVSNPVDGLGLFSSSKNKAAAWKFIEFAASHASNSKWNRSAGAIPANIEAARDPWLQEAEPTKLGAEVLFSGKATIVELPYYLPDWNTISKAENEPAFQKVLLGTSTAKEFLDHLAEQLNAAQAEWKQQNP, encoded by the coding sequence ATGACCATCTTCCCCGGCGGGCGGCGCAGAGCCGCCCTCGCCCTCGCCCTGTCCGGTGTCCTCGCCCTGACCGCCACCGCCTGCGGTGACGACGGCAGCGGCGCGGGCGGCGACAAGGGCACCGAGGGATCGGGCAAGGGAAAGATCACCTTCTGGGACAACAACGGCGGTGTACGCACCGACGTCTGGAAGGAGATCATCGCGGACTTCGAGAAGGCGAACCCCGACATCGACGTCGAGTACGTCGGGATCGCCTCCAAGGAGGTCCAGTCGAAGTACGACACCGCGATCCAGGGCGGCGCCCTGCCGGACGTCGGCGGGGTCGGCGCGGCGATGCTCGCCGGGATCGCCGCGCAGAACGCGCTGGAGCCGCTGGACGCCCGGATCGAGGACAGCGCCCTCAAGGGCAAGCTGAACGCGGGCATGCTCGCGAGCGTGAAGTCGGCGGGCGGCCAGGACAAGCTGTTCACCGTCCCCACCTCCGCGAGCAACGGCGTGCTGTACTACCGCACCGACCTGTTCAAGGCGGCCGGGCTGCCGGAGCCGACGACCTGGTCGAAGTTCTACGCGGCGGCCGAGAAGCTCACGGCCGCCGACAAGAACCGGTTCGGGTACACGATCCGCGGCGGCGCGGGCTCGATCGCGCAGGCCCTGGACGCCATGTACGGCCAGAGCGGCATCACGAGTTTCTGGAACGGCGACAAGACCACCGTCAACGACCCGAAGAACGTGGCCGCGCTGCAGAAGTACGCCGGCCTGTTCAAGAGGACGACGCCGGCCGCCGACGTCAACAACGACTTCACGAAGATGGTCGCGCAGTGGGACAGCGGCCAGATCGGCATGCTCAACCACAACCTGGGCTCGTACCAGGACCATGTGAAGGCGCTCGGCACCGAGAAGTTCCGGGGCATCCCCAACCCCACGCTGGACGACGGCACCCGGGTGCAGGTCTCCAACCCGGTCGACGGCCTCGGGCTCTTCTCCTCCAGCAAGAACAAGGCCGCCGCCTGGAAGTTCATCGAGTTCGCCGCCTCGCACGCCTCCAACAGCAAGTGGAACAGGTCGGCCGGCGCCATCCCCGCCAACATCGAGGCGGCGCGGGACCCGTGGCTCCAGGAGGCGGAGCCGACGAAGCTCGGCGCCGAGGTCCTCTTCAGCGGCAAGGCCACGATCGTGGAGCTGCCGTACTACCTGCCGGACTGGAACACGATCTCCAAGGCCGAGAACGAGCCGGCGTTCCAGAAGGTCCTGCTCGGCACGTCCACCGCCAAGGAGTTCCTCGACCACCTGGCCGAGCAGCTGAACGCGGCGCAGGCCGAGTGGAAGCAGCAGAACCCGTGA
- a CDS encoding membrane protein: MTEFLLSVHVLVAIVTVGSITVAASMFPRVALRACGGGEERGGRSEGTGTAVLLHRVCTGYAVAGVVVPVFGIATGAQLGVLTDAWLIVSLVLTVAAAVLLGLAVLPGQRRLLALAEGAATEEEARPTASRLSMTTGMFNVLWAVVVVLMIVRPGSTTGA, encoded by the coding sequence GTGACCGAATTCCTGCTGTCCGTCCACGTCCTGGTGGCGATCGTCACGGTCGGATCGATCACCGTGGCCGCCTCGATGTTCCCGCGCGTCGCGCTCCGGGCCTGCGGCGGCGGCGAGGAGCGGGGCGGCCGGTCCGAGGGGACGGGAACGGCCGTGCTCCTCCATCGGGTCTGCACCGGGTACGCCGTCGCGGGGGTCGTCGTGCCGGTGTTCGGCATCGCCACCGGCGCCCAGCTCGGCGTCCTGACCGACGCGTGGCTGATCGTCTCGCTCGTGCTCACCGTCGCCGCCGCGGTCCTGCTCGGCCTGGCCGTCCTGCCGGGTCAGCGGCGACTGCTCGCCCTCGCCGAGGGCGCGGCCACGGAGGAGGAGGCGCGGCCCACCGCGTCCCGGCTGTCCATGACGACCGGGATGTTCAACGTCCTCTGGGCCGTGGTCGTCGTCCTGATGATCGTGCGCCCCGGCTCCACGACGGGCGCCTGA
- a CDS encoding rhamnogalacturonan acetylesterase: MSVGRRAVVTAGAGLALALAGAPPARSEGHPRMRTLFLAGDSTAAQKYADAAPETGWGMALPFFLHRGVRVANHAVNGRSTKSFLDEGRLDPILKELRPGDLLLIQFGHNDEKVADPTRYTEPWSTYQDNLRVFVEAARSRGALPVLATPVERRRFAVDGTALRTHGAYPAAMRETAAASDVPLLDVEALSLALWQRLGPEATTRYFNWTATEQDNTHFNPPGAIEVARLVAGELLRTHVLAPRETRRLADEIPTDLITWPEPGSAAEFEENRP, encoded by the coding sequence GTGAGCGTCGGCCGCCGCGCGGTGGTCACGGCCGGGGCGGGCCTCGCGCTCGCCCTGGCCGGGGCTCCGCCGGCCCGTTCCGAAGGACACCCCCGTATGCGCACGCTCTTCCTCGCGGGCGACTCCACCGCCGCCCAGAAGTACGCCGACGCCGCACCCGAGACGGGCTGGGGCATGGCCCTCCCCTTCTTCCTGCACCGGGGCGTGCGGGTCGCCAACCACGCCGTCAACGGGCGCAGCACCAAGAGCTTCCTCGACGAGGGGCGGCTCGACCCGATCCTCAAGGAGCTGCGCCCCGGCGACCTGCTCCTGATCCAGTTCGGCCACAACGACGAGAAGGTCGCCGACCCCACCCGCTACACCGAGCCGTGGAGCACCTACCAGGACAACCTGCGGGTCTTCGTCGAGGCCGCGCGGTCCAGGGGCGCCCTCCCGGTGCTCGCCACCCCGGTCGAGCGCCGCAGGTTCGCGGTCGACGGCACCGCCCTGCGCACCCACGGCGCGTATCCGGCGGCGATGCGGGAGACGGCCGCCGCGTCGGACGTCCCGCTGCTCGACGTCGAGGCGCTGTCGCTCGCCCTGTGGCAGCGGCTCGGGCCCGAGGCCACCACGAGGTACTTCAACTGGACGGCGACCGAGCAGGACAACACCCACTTCAACCCGCCGGGCGCGATCGAGGTGGCCCGGCTGGTCGCCGGCGAGCTGCTCCGCACCCATGTCCTGGCCCCGCGCGAGACGCGCCGGCTGGCCGACGAGATCCCCACCGACCTGATCACCTGGCCCGAGCCGGGGTCCGCAGCCGAGTTCGAGGAGAACCGACCGTGA
- a CDS encoding PmoA family protein: MNHQPPTVLRCAGRVVARYTTRPDLGLDHSPRPYLHPVTTLAGHPVTETGPEDHPHHLGAGVAVPDVAGHNFWGGRTFVRGRGSVELDNHGVQRHDGFKLCDPDGFVAELSWTAGGERLLREHRTVAATALTDSAWALDLTFSLTNVSGRDLSIGSPATNGRPGAAYGGFFWRAPKEATPPSVFAADADGEEAVHAARAEWVALAGEGWTLVFAGATARTREDPWFVRAAEYPGVGSSLAADGRLPVAAGETFVRRVVTVVADGRLDRDGAGALVRKAVTS, encoded by the coding sequence ATGAACCACCAGCCCCCGACGGTCCTGCGCTGCGCGGGCCGCGTCGTCGCCCGGTACACGACCCGGCCCGACCTCGGCCTCGACCACTCCCCGCGGCCGTACCTCCACCCCGTCACCACACTCGCCGGGCACCCCGTCACCGAGACCGGACCCGAGGACCACCCGCACCACCTGGGCGCGGGCGTCGCCGTGCCCGACGTCGCCGGGCACAACTTCTGGGGCGGGCGCACCTTCGTCCGCGGCCGCGGGTCCGTCGAGCTCGACAACCACGGCGTGCAGCGGCACGACGGGTTCAAACTGTGCGACCCGGACGGCTTCGTGGCGGAGCTGAGCTGGACCGCCGGCGGTGAACGGCTGCTCCGCGAGCACCGTACGGTCGCGGCCACCGCGCTCACCGACTCCGCCTGGGCGCTCGACCTCACCTTCTCCCTCACCAACGTGTCCGGGCGTGACCTGTCGATCGGCAGCCCCGCGACGAACGGGCGGCCCGGCGCGGCGTACGGCGGCTTCTTCTGGCGGGCGCCGAAGGAGGCGACCCCTCCCTCGGTGTTCGCCGCGGACGCCGACGGCGAGGAGGCCGTGCACGCGGCCCGCGCGGAGTGGGTGGCGCTCGCCGGCGAGGGCTGGACCCTGGTGTTCGCCGGGGCGACCGCGCGGACCCGCGAGGACCCGTGGTTCGTCCGGGCCGCCGAGTACCCGGGGGTCGGCTCCTCGCTCGCCGCCGACGGGCGGCTTCCGGTGGCGGCCGGGGAGACGTTCGTACGCCGGGTGGTGACCGTCGTCGCCGACGGCCGCCTCGACCGGGACGGCGCGGGCGCCCTGGTCCGCAAGGCGGTGACGTCATGA
- a CDS encoding pectate lyase family protein codes for MNRRTRLGAVAATALALTVTAPAAGAHAAAPHAAPRPVADPARATLPAGDGWASEGTGTTGGAAAEASRVFTVATWEEFRAALAVPGSEPRIVKVVGTLNATAAGCGAFEAPGYDFARYLADYDPAVWGYEKEVSGPQEELRAASATAQGQAIKVKVPANTTIVGVGRHAGITGGSLQVQGVDNVVVRNLTLESPLDCFPQWDPTDGATGAWNSEYDSLVVYGSTHVWIDHNTFTDGAHPDSSLPSYYGEVYQQHDGELDVVRGADLVTVSWNAFTDHDKTLMIGNSDSAGATDRGKLRVTLHHNLFENVVERAPRVRFGQVDAYNNHFVVPSSAYAYSLGVGQESQLFAEKNAFTLAGGVPAGKILKKWKDAPVTTVGNYVNGRPVDLLAVHNTQFPEEQLRADAGWTPVLRTRVDHPRAVPALVDHRAGAGRSC; via the coding sequence GTGAACCGACGTACCCGCCTGGGAGCGGTCGCCGCGACCGCCCTCGCCCTGACGGTCACCGCCCCCGCCGCCGGTGCCCACGCCGCCGCTCCCCACGCCGCGCCACGCCCGGTCGCCGATCCGGCTCGCGCCACGCTGCCCGCCGGCGACGGCTGGGCGTCCGAGGGGACCGGCACGACCGGTGGGGCCGCCGCCGAGGCCTCCCGGGTCTTCACCGTCGCCACCTGGGAGGAGTTCCGGGCCGCGCTCGCGGTGCCCGGCTCCGAGCCCAGGATCGTCAAGGTGGTGGGCACGCTGAACGCCACCGCCGCCGGCTGCGGCGCCTTCGAGGCGCCGGGCTACGACTTCGCCCGCTACCTCGCCGACTACGACCCGGCCGTGTGGGGGTACGAGAAGGAGGTCAGCGGCCCGCAGGAGGAGCTGCGGGCGGCGTCCGCGACCGCGCAGGGCCAGGCCATCAAGGTCAAGGTGCCGGCGAACACCACGATCGTCGGGGTCGGCAGGCACGCGGGGATCACGGGCGGCAGCCTCCAGGTGCAGGGCGTCGACAACGTCGTGGTCCGCAACCTGACGCTGGAGAGCCCGCTCGACTGCTTCCCGCAGTGGGACCCGACCGACGGCGCGACCGGGGCGTGGAACTCCGAGTACGACAGCCTCGTCGTGTACGGCTCCACCCATGTCTGGATCGACCACAACACCTTCACCGACGGCGCCCACCCGGACAGTTCGCTGCCCTCGTACTACGGCGAGGTCTACCAGCAGCACGACGGCGAACTGGACGTCGTGCGGGGCGCGGACCTCGTCACGGTCTCGTGGAACGCCTTCACCGACCACGACAAGACCCTGATGATCGGCAACAGCGACAGCGCGGGCGCCACCGACCGGGGCAAGCTGCGGGTCACCCTGCACCACAACCTGTTCGAGAACGTCGTCGAGCGGGCGCCCCGGGTCAGGTTCGGGCAGGTCGACGCGTACAACAACCACTTCGTCGTGCCGAGTTCGGCCTACGCGTACAGCCTGGGCGTCGGGCAGGAGTCCCAGCTCTTCGCGGAGAAGAACGCGTTCACCCTCGCCGGGGGCGTGCCGGCCGGGAAGATCCTCAAGAAGTGGAAGGACGCGCCCGTCACCACCGTCGGCAACTACGTGAACGGCAGGCCGGTCGACCTGCTCGCCGTCCACAACACCCAGTTCCCGGAGGAGCAGTTGCGGGCCGACGCGGGCTGGACCCCCGTCCTGCGCACCAGGGTCGACCACCCGAGGGCCGTCCCCGCGCTCGTCGACCACCGCGCGGGCGCCGGCCGCTCCTGCTGA
- a CDS encoding pectinesterase family protein, translated as MPSHPTGAVPGRRSLLLGAAGAALALALPAAPASAASPSPARPFGRFGSPARRLTERTLYVHQGGLGDHTTVQAAVTAAGGTGWTLVLAPGTYRETVSVTSARTDMTWIGASGDPRDVVVVYANAAGTPRPEGGTHGTTGSATTTVQAAGFTAHAVSFANDFLRTDLPGNPGTQAVALKVQGDRSAFFHCRFLGHQDTLYADSMALSAFARQYFAHCYVEGDVDFVFGRATAVFEHCHFRTLLRPDLAAAPHGFVFAPSTARENPYGFLAVRCRVTSEAPDGFYKLARPWVPGSDLTARPSLVVRESVLGPGIDAVAPYANMRDAHPWQAQRFAEHHNSGPGARITVPENRPQLGPTEAASTTRSTYLGNWNPVPTRPS; from the coding sequence ATGCCTTCGCACCCCACCGGAGCCGTCCCGGGACGCCGCTCCCTGCTCCTGGGCGCCGCCGGAGCGGCGCTCGCCCTCGCGCTGCCCGCCGCCCCCGCCTCGGCGGCCTCCCCGTCGCCGGCCCGGCCCTTCGGCCGGTTCGGTTCGCCCGCCCGCCGGCTCACCGAGCGGACCCTGTACGTGCACCAGGGGGGCCTCGGGGACCACACGACCGTCCAGGCGGCGGTCACCGCCGCGGGCGGCACCGGCTGGACCCTGGTGCTCGCCCCGGGGACGTACCGGGAGACCGTCTCCGTGACCTCCGCCCGTACGGACATGACCTGGATCGGCGCGAGCGGCGACCCCCGGGACGTCGTCGTGGTGTACGCCAACGCGGCCGGGACACCGCGCCCCGAGGGCGGCACCCACGGCACCACGGGCTCCGCCACGACCACCGTCCAGGCGGCCGGCTTCACCGCGCACGCCGTCTCCTTCGCCAACGACTTCCTCCGCACCGACCTGCCAGGCAACCCCGGCACCCAGGCCGTCGCGCTTAAGGTGCAGGGCGACCGGTCGGCCTTCTTCCACTGCCGCTTCCTCGGCCACCAGGACACCCTGTACGCCGACTCCATGGCGCTCTCGGCCTTCGCCCGCCAGTACTTCGCGCACTGTTACGTCGAGGGCGACGTCGACTTCGTCTTCGGCCGGGCCACCGCCGTCTTCGAGCACTGCCACTTCCGTACGCTGCTCCGCCCGGACCTGGCGGCGGCCCCGCACGGCTTCGTCTTCGCGCCGTCGACGGCCCGGGAGAACCCGTACGGCTTCCTGGCCGTCCGCTGCCGGGTCACCAGTGAAGCCCCGGACGGCTTCTACAAGCTGGCCCGGCCCTGGGTACCCGGCTCGGACCTCACGGCCCGGCCGTCGCTCGTGGTCCGGGAGAGCGTCCTCGGCCCGGGGATCGACGCCGTCGCCCCGTACGCGAACATGCGCGACGCCCATCCGTGGCAGGCACAACGCTTCGCCGAACACCACAACTCCGGCCCGGGCGCCCGGATCACGGTCCCGGAGAACCGCCCCCAACTCGGCCCGACCGAGGCCGCGTCCACAACCCGGTCCACGTACCTGGGCAACTGGAACCCGGTCCCGACCCGACCCTCCTGA
- a CDS encoding secondary thiamine-phosphate synthase enzyme YjbQ: MSNGFATRVLDVTTGGSETVYDLTGECVAFLAEVAQGRGGLLNVFTPHATTGVALIETGAGSDHDLLTALHHLLPADERWQHRHGSRGHGRDHVLPALVAPHATLPVINGELALGTWQSVCLVDTNKDNPDRQVRLSFLG; encoded by the coding sequence ATGAGCAACGGTTTCGCCACACGCGTCCTGGACGTCACCACCGGAGGGTCGGAGACGGTGTACGACCTGACCGGGGAGTGCGTCGCCTTCCTGGCCGAGGTGGCACAGGGACGGGGAGGCCTCCTCAACGTCTTCACCCCCCACGCGACGACGGGCGTGGCGCTGATCGAGACGGGCGCGGGCAGCGACCACGACCTGCTCACGGCCCTGCACCACCTGCTCCCCGCCGACGAACGCTGGCAGCACCGCCACGGAAGCCGGGGACACGGCCGTGACCACGTCCTGCCGGCCCTCGTCGCCCCGCACGCGACCCTCCCGGTGATCAACGGCGAACTGGCCCTCGGCACCTGGCAGTCGGTGTGCCTGGTGGACACGAACAAGGACAACCCCGACCGCCAGGTCCGCCTGTCCTTCCTGGGATGA